One genomic region from Lycorma delicatula isolate Av1 chromosome 1, ASM4794821v1, whole genome shotgun sequence encodes:
- the LOC142334485 gene encoding farnesol dehydrogenase-like, whose protein sequence is MEIWQGKVALVSGASSGIGAAIAESLVKIGMHVVGLARRLDRLEEVRDNLVNQKGKFYPVKTNLIKEENIISAFEWIEKKLGGIHILVNSAAIPTKISLIEDAETDDWRLMYNVNVIALQICTREALKSMRKHNIDDGYIINISSLAAHMTTPAPGIVTYFASKKAVNTIGEGLRAELEQTNSKIRVTTISPGLVKTEIIEKAKILIPTEMQGLEASDIAKTVELLLQLPPYVLLPEFVVRHVCGSISREISMIEEIDE, encoded by the exons ATGGAAATTTGGCAAGGAAAAGTAGCATTGGTTAGTGGAGCCAGTTCAGGAATTGGGGCAGCTATTGCGGAATCATTGGTTAAAATTGGTATGCATGTGGTTGGTCTTGCAAGAAGATTGGATAGACTTGAA GAAGTGAGAGATAATCTAGTAAACCAAAAAGGGAAATTTTATCCAGTAAAAACAAAtcttattaaagaagaaaatattatatctgCTTTTGAatggatagaaaaaaaattaggaggAATTCACATTTTGGTAAACAGCGCTGCAATTCCTACAAAAATCAGCCTAATAGAAG ATGCAGAGACAGATGATTGGCGGCTGATGTACAATGTCAATGTAATAGCACTACAAATATGCACTCGAGAAGCATTAAAATCAATGAGAAAGCACAATATTGATGAtggatatattataaatattagcaG CTTAGCAGCACACATGACTACACCAGCACCTGGTATTGTAACATATTTTGCTTCAAAAAAGGCAGTTAATACTATAGGTGAAGGCTTACGCGCTGAACTTGAGCAAACTAATTCCAAAATTAGAGTAaca actATTAGTCCTGGATtagttaaaacagaaataatagagAAAGCGAAAATTCTAATTCCCACTGAAATGCAAGGGCTGGAAGCATCAGATATTGCAAAGACTGTAGAACTTTTATTGCAACTACCACCTTATGTACTT ttaCCTGAATTTGTAGTTCGTCATGTATGTGGCTCAATTTCAAGAGAAATATCAATGATAGAAGAGATTGATGAATAG